Proteins encoded together in one Riemerella anatipestifer window:
- the rpsB gene encoding 30S ribosomal protein S2 translates to MAKVNVKDLLEAGVHFGHMTRKWNPNMAPYIFMEKNGIHIIDLHKTAVKLEEACSALEKITSAGRKVLFVATKKQAKEVVAKHASELNMPYITERWPGGMLTNFVTIRKAVKKMNAIDKMKKDGTFETLSKKERLQVDRQRANLEKNLGSIADMVRLPSAIFVVDIMREHIAVTEAKKLGIPVFAIVDTNSDPRKVDYVIPGNDDASKSIDMILGQVSAAIKEGLTQRKAEKEKSKEEKVSAEKDADFDA, encoded by the coding sequence ATGGCAAAAGTAAATGTAAAAGACCTCTTAGAGGCAGGAGTACACTTCGGACATATGACGAGAAAGTGGAATCCTAACATGGCTCCATACATCTTTATGGAGAAAAATGGTATTCACATTATTGATTTACATAAAACAGCTGTAAAATTAGAAGAGGCTTGCTCTGCTTTAGAAAAAATAACTTCTGCAGGTAGAAAAGTTCTTTTCGTGGCAACTAAAAAACAAGCTAAAGAAGTGGTAGCTAAGCACGCTTCTGAGCTTAATATGCCTTACATCACTGAAAGATGGCCTGGAGGTATGCTAACTAACTTCGTTACTATCAGAAAAGCGGTTAAAAAAATGAACGCTATTGATAAAATGAAGAAAGATGGTACTTTCGAAACTTTATCTAAAAAAGAAAGATTGCAAGTTGATAGACAAAGAGCTAACCTAGAGAAGAACTTAGGTTCTATCGCTGACATGGTGCGTCTTCCTTCTGCTATCTTCGTAGTAGATATTATGAGAGAACACATTGCGGTTACAGAAGCTAAAAAACTAGGTATTCCTGTATTTGCTATCGTAGATACAAACTCTGACCCTAGAAAAGTAGACTATGTAATCCCAGGAAACGATGATGCTTCTAAGTCTATTGATATGATTTTAGGACAAGTTTCTGCAGCTATCAAAGAAGGATTAACTCAAAGAAAAGCTGAAAAAGAAAAGTCTAAAGAAGAAAAAGTTTCTGCTGAAAAAGATGCAGACTTTGATGCTTAA
- the rpsI gene encoding 30S ribosomal protein S9: MSTVHKIGRRKTSVARVYVKPGAGKVTVNGRDVKDYFNTEVLVYKVNQPFLLTETAEQYDVTVNVFGGGITGQAEAIRLGVSRALCEINEEFRAVLKPHGLLTRDARMVERKKPGQKKARKKFQFSKR; this comes from the coding sequence ATGTCTACAGTACACAAAATAGGAAGAAGAAAAACTTCTGTAGCTAGAGTTTATGTAAAACCTGGAGCAGGTAAAGTTACAGTAAACGGTAGAGATGTAAAAGACTACTTCAACACAGAAGTTCTTGTATATAAAGTAAACCAACCTTTCTTACTTACGGAAACTGCAGAGCAGTATGATGTTACTGTAAATGTTTTCGGTGGAGGTATTACTGGTCAAGCAGAAGCTATTAGACTTGGGGTTTCTCGTGCTTTATGCGAGATTAACGAAGAGTTTAGAGCTGTTCTTAAGCCACACGGTCTTCTTACTAGAGACGCTAGAATGGTGGAAAGAAAGAAACCAGGACAGAAGAAAGCTAGAAAGAAATTCCAATTCTCTAAGCGTTAA
- the rplM gene encoding 50S ribosomal protein L13: protein MNTLSYKTVSANKATANKEWVVVDAAGQPLGRLASKVAKILRGKHKTNFTPHVDCGDNVIVLNAGKVELSGNKWADKTYIWHTGYPGGQKSMTAEELRKRNSLRILEKSVKGMLPKNRLGAAILKNLYLYEGTEHKHEAQQPKVININELK, encoded by the coding sequence GTGAATACATTAAGTTACAAGACAGTATCGGCAAACAAGGCTACCGCTAATAAAGAATGGGTTGTGGTAGATGCTGCCGGGCAACCATTAGGACGTCTAGCGTCTAAAGTTGCGAAGATTTTGAGAGGTAAGCACAAAACAAACTTTACTCCACATGTAGATTGCGGAGATAATGTAATTGTTTTGAATGCTGGGAAAGTAGAACTTTCTGGAAACAAGTGGGCAGATAAAACTTACATTTGGCACACAGGATACCCTGGTGGACAAAAGTCTATGACTGCAGAAGAGCTTAGAAAAAGAAATAGCCTAAGAATTTTAGAAAAATCTGTAAAAGGAATGCTTCCTAAAAACAGACTTGGTGCTGCTATTCTTAAAAACCTTTATCTATATGAAGGTACTGAGCACAAGCACGAAGCTCAACAGCCGAAAGTAATTAACATTAACGAATTAAAATAA
- a CDS encoding SUF system Fe-S cluster assembly protein: protein MKYTDEQIAEIGEEIIKTLKTVYDPEIPVDIYELGLVYDVQISDEGKVKVVMTLTTPNCPVAESLPQEVKEKVSEVEGVNEVDLELTFEPSWTKDMMSEEARFELGML from the coding sequence ATGAAATATACAGACGAACAAATCGCAGAGATAGGAGAGGAAATCATAAAGACCCTCAAAACAGTCTATGACCCAGAAATACCTGTAGACATCTATGAATTAGGGCTAGTGTACGATGTTCAAATTTCAGATGAAGGCAAGGTGAAAGTAGTTATGACACTTACTACACCTAACTGCCCCGTAGCAGAATCTCTCCCTCAAGAAGTGAAAGAAAAGGTGAGCGAAGTAGAAGGCGTAAACGAGGTAGATTTAGAACTTACCTTTGAACCTTCGTGGACAAAAGATATGATGAGCGAGGAAGCTCGATTTGAGCTAGGTATGCTATAA
- a CDS encoding 3'-5' exonuclease: MIKQIPIERILFLDIETVPQEESWQNLPTEEQNLWDKKTLHQRKEEITAEDFYHQRAGVMAEFGKIICISVGMIDRNETLKIRSFAGDNEKKLLEEFGAIFNSTRLTNVILCAHNGKEFDFPWIARRFLVNGMIPPSPFQLFGKKPWEVPHLDTLELWKFGDYKSFISLELMAHIFGVPTPKDDIDGSMVAEIYYKEKDLPRIIKYCEKDVLTLANIFRKLRQEDLLSLSED; encoded by the coding sequence ATGATTAAACAAATCCCTATAGAACGAATCTTATTTTTAGATATAGAAACTGTACCTCAAGAAGAAAGCTGGCAAAACCTCCCAACTGAAGAACAAAATCTTTGGGATAAAAAAACCTTACATCAACGCAAGGAAGAGATAACCGCAGAAGATTTCTATCATCAAAGGGCAGGCGTAATGGCAGAATTTGGAAAAATAATCTGTATTTCTGTAGGAATGATAGACCGAAACGAAACGCTTAAAATAAGAAGTTTCGCTGGGGATAACGAAAAAAAATTACTAGAAGAATTCGGAGCTATATTCAATAGCACTCGCCTTACTAATGTTATTCTATGTGCACACAACGGAAAAGAATTTGACTTCCCTTGGATTGCAAGAAGATTTTTAGTTAATGGTATGATACCTCCTTCCCCATTTCAGTTATTCGGAAAGAAACCTTGGGAAGTTCCACATTTAGATACTTTGGAGCTATGGAAATTCGGAGATTATAAAAGTTTTATATCACTGGAACTAATGGCTCATATTTTTGGCGTTCCTACTCCCAAAGACGATATAGATGGTTCTATGGTTGCCGAAATATATTATAAAGAAAAAGATTTACCTAGAATTATTAAATATTGTGAAAAAGATGTTTTAACTTTGGCGAATATTTTTAGAAAGTTAAGGCAAGAAGATTTATTGAGTTTGTCAGAAGACTAA
- a CDS encoding nucleoside recognition domain-containing protein: MILSRIWSAFILVAIVVAGAKYLFSDNYKAIYNDMVVGKGGDTVNITTKPINEFHPNAIESFQTTPVFINKGIHYEYQPNSNNVKVYRIQETDGVIGTSKTAVDICIGLIGIMTLFMGFMSIAEKAGGINLLSRMIQPFFSKLFPEVPKNHPAFGHMMLNFSANLLGLDNAATPFGLKAMDSLQSLNPDKDKASNAQIMFLCLHASGLTLIPVSIIAIRASMGSATPTDIFLPCMIATFAATMASMILVSIRQKINLLQPVVLMYLGGISAVIAGLVLFLVQLNKEELDNFSKVLSNGIILLIFFAIVLGGIYKKINIFDAFVEGAKEGFSVCVKIIPYLVGMLIAISLLRTSGVFHIIIDGMKWIADMVSLDTRFVDGLPTALIKPLSGSGARGMMVDTMATFGADSFPSRLAGILQGSSDTTFYVIAVYFGAVGIRNTRYTVGTMLLADLVGIITSITLAYLFFG; the protein is encoded by the coding sequence ATGATTTTAAGCAGAATTTGGAGTGCTTTTATTTTAGTTGCCATCGTGGTAGCTGGTGCTAAGTATTTATTCTCTGATAATTATAAGGCTATTTATAATGATATGGTAGTAGGCAAAGGTGGCGACACCGTAAATATCACTACTAAACCAATTAACGAGTTTCACCCCAATGCTATAGAAAGTTTTCAAACTACGCCTGTTTTTATAAATAAAGGGATTCATTACGAATATCAACCTAACAGCAATAATGTTAAAGTTTACAGAATACAAGAGACCGATGGTGTAATAGGCACGAGCAAAACTGCCGTAGATATATGTATAGGTCTTATAGGTATTATGACGCTTTTTATGGGTTTTATGAGTATAGCCGAGAAAGCTGGGGGCATCAACTTATTAAGTAGAATGATACAACCTTTTTTCTCTAAGCTCTTCCCAGAAGTTCCTAAAAACCACCCTGCTTTTGGGCATATGATGCTCAATTTTTCTGCCAATCTTTTAGGGCTAGATAATGCTGCCACTCCTTTTGGTCTTAAGGCGATGGATAGTCTACAGTCCCTAAATCCTGATAAGGATAAAGCCAGCAATGCTCAAATTATGTTTTTATGCTTGCACGCTAGTGGGCTTACCCTTATCCCTGTTTCTATTATTGCTATAAGAGCATCTATGGGCTCTGCCACACCTACGGATATATTCTTACCTTGTATGATAGCCACTTTTGCAGCCACTATGGCATCAATGATATTGGTTTCGATAAGACAAAAAATCAATTTACTTCAGCCTGTGGTATTGATGTATTTAGGTGGTATTTCTGCTGTTATAGCTGGATTGGTCTTATTTCTTGTTCAATTAAATAAAGAGGAGCTAGATAACTTTAGTAAAGTTTTAAGTAATGGTATTATCCTTCTGATATTCTTTGCCATTGTGCTTGGAGGTATTTATAAAAAAATCAACATTTTTGATGCTTTTGTAGAAGGAGCTAAAGAAGGCTTCTCGGTGTGTGTTAAAATCATACCTTATTTAGTAGGAATGCTCATTGCCATTTCCCTTTTAAGAACTTCGGGAGTATTCCACATCATTATAGATGGAATGAAATGGATTGCTGATATGGTAAGTCTAGACACTAGATTTGTAGATGGACTTCCTACCGCACTCATAAAACCACTTTCGGGCTCTGGAGCAAGAGGTATGATGGTAGATACGATGGCTACCTTCGGAGCTGACTCATTCCCTTCTAGATTGGCTGGAATTTTACAAGGAAGTTCTGACACCACTTTCTATGTTATTGCTGTTTATTTTGGAGCCGTGGGTATTAGAAATACTCGCTATACAGTTGGCACTATGCTTCTAGCAGACTTAGTAGGTATTATCACTTCTATTACATTAGCTTATTTATTTTTTGGATAA
- a CDS encoding UDP-glucose dehydrogenase family protein, producing MNITIVGTGYVGLVTGTTLAELGNTVYCVDIDEKKVEGMKKGIVPIYEPNLEEMFLRNIQAQRLFFTTNLKEAVDQSEVIYLALPTPPGEDGSADLSYVLKVANDIGDIITEYKVIVNKSTVPVGTADKVRSAIAAKTQIPFDVVSNPEFLREGFAVEDSMNPARVVVGSSSEKAREIMAKIYQPFTNTGVPIIFMDEKSSELTKYAANSFLAVKITFMNEIANFCERVGADVDKVRLGMGSDDRIGHRFLFPGIGYGGSCFPKDVKALIKSGKEADFNFQILEATENVNQNQKVILVSEIEKYFGGNLKCKKIALWGLAFKANTDDIREASSLDNIKILLEKGATITAYDAIAESNVKKVLGDKITYASDMYSALEGADALLIATEWSEFKNPNFDLMAEKMNGKAIFDGRNMFALEQVEGTGFYYKSIGRKTLG from the coding sequence ATGAATATTACTATAGTAGGTACTGGTTATGTAGGACTAGTTACAGGGACAACATTAGCAGAACTAGGAAATACAGTTTACTGTGTTGATATAGATGAGAAAAAGGTTGAGGGAATGAAAAAAGGCATCGTTCCTATTTATGAGCCTAATTTAGAGGAAATGTTTTTGAGAAACATTCAAGCACAGAGATTATTTTTTACTACCAATTTAAAAGAAGCTGTTGACCAAAGTGAAGTGATTTATTTAGCTTTGCCAACGCCTCCAGGGGAAGATGGCTCAGCAGATTTGTCCTATGTCCTTAAAGTAGCTAACGATATAGGCGATATTATTACAGAATATAAAGTTATTGTTAATAAATCCACAGTGCCTGTAGGAACGGCAGATAAAGTTAGAAGTGCTATAGCTGCTAAGACTCAAATACCGTTTGATGTGGTATCTAATCCAGAGTTTCTTAGGGAAGGTTTTGCGGTGGAAGACTCCATGAATCCTGCTAGAGTAGTGGTGGGAAGTTCTTCTGAAAAGGCGAGAGAGATTATGGCAAAAATATATCAGCCATTTACCAATACGGGTGTTCCGATTATTTTTATGGATGAAAAATCTTCGGAACTTACAAAGTATGCAGCTAATTCTTTCTTAGCAGTTAAAATTACTTTTATGAACGAAATCGCAAATTTCTGCGAAAGAGTAGGAGCTGATGTAGATAAGGTAAGGCTAGGAATGGGCAGTGATGATAGGATAGGACACCGTTTCTTATTCCCTGGTATTGGGTATGGTGGTAGCTGCTTTCCTAAAGATGTAAAGGCATTGATAAAATCTGGTAAAGAAGCTGATTTTAATTTCCAAATATTAGAAGCGACTGAAAATGTAAACCAAAATCAAAAAGTTATTTTGGTGTCAGAAATAGAAAAATATTTTGGAGGGAATCTAAAATGTAAAAAGATAGCACTTTGGGGCTTGGCTTTTAAAGCGAATACAGATGATATTAGAGAGGCTTCTTCTTTAGATAATATTAAAATTTTATTAGAAAAAGGAGCTACAATTACAGCTTATGATGCGATAGCAGAGTCTAATGTGAAAAAAGTGCTGGGAGATAAAATAACCTATGCAAGTGATATGTATTCTGCATTAGAAGGAGCTGATGCTTTATTGATAGCTACGGAATGGTCAGAATTTAAAAATCCTAACTTTGATTTGATGGCAGAAAAAATGAACGGTAAAGCTATTTTTGATGGTAGAAATATGTTTGCCTTAGAACAAGTAGAAGGAACAGGTTTCTATTATAAGAGTATAGGTAGAAAGACTTTAGGGTAA
- a CDS encoding sulfite exporter TauE/SafE family protein — protein sequence MEITLIIAALTLGFTTGLHCIGMCGPIALSLGLSRKQQVNFHLQNITYQLGRIFTYSILGILLGLIGEGFQLAGVQGWLTIFAGIILIIMALFSFGNGDFASRIPFLSKFLLKIKLNLGKLLSKTDYSSRFLTGVLNGFLPCGMVYVALAASLAAGGAIQGGLFMMLFGLGTFPFMFVTVLLGNMLNIATRNKILKIMPVVMLILGGLFILRGLELGIPYLSPKKEALSIENKMSPENKGHHSCH from the coding sequence ATGGAAATAACTCTCATCATAGCAGCACTTACTTTGGGTTTCACAACAGGACTCCATTGTATTGGTATGTGCGGACCTATAGCTCTTTCTTTAGGACTTTCAAGAAAACAACAGGTTAACTTTCATCTTCAAAATATAACTTATCAATTAGGAAGAATTTTCACTTATTCTATATTGGGAATTTTACTAGGACTAATTGGCGAAGGCTTTCAGCTAGCTGGAGTTCAAGGTTGGCTTACCATTTTTGCAGGAATTATTTTAATCATAATGGCTCTTTTTTCTTTCGGAAACGGAGATTTTGCTTCTAGAATACCTTTTCTCTCGAAATTTTTATTAAAAATAAAACTCAACCTAGGAAAATTATTATCCAAAACCGATTATTCATCAAGGTTTTTAACAGGAGTGCTTAATGGTTTTTTACCATGTGGAATGGTTTATGTAGCCTTGGCAGCTTCTCTAGCAGCTGGTGGAGCTATACAAGGAGGATTATTTATGATGCTATTTGGACTAGGTACTTTCCCTTTTATGTTTGTTACTGTTTTATTAGGTAACATGCTTAATATAGCTACTAGAAATAAAATCCTAAAAATAATGCCTGTAGTAATGCTTATCTTGGGTGGGCTCTTTATACTAAGAGGTTTAGAGTTAGGAATCCCTTATTTATCACCAAAGAAAGAAGCTCTTAGCATAGAAAACAAAATGTCCCCTGAAAACAAGGGACATCATAGTTGTCATTAA
- a CDS encoding FixH family protein, with protein sequence MKNFKFTWAHGVVAALGSFILFILYLIFVFSHGQQNSELVSDNYYEDELAYQSVIDAKKNASTIENAPKYQQTPHGINIVFPSENNNQNTKIKFVLYRIDDQKLDVKKDMTLDVNNSFLIPKKVLVPGGYILKLMWTKDNKDYQIDYDLVWK encoded by the coding sequence ATGAAAAATTTTAAGTTCACTTGGGCACATGGAGTTGTAGCTGCATTAGGCTCGTTTATACTATTTATTCTTTATCTCATATTTGTATTCTCTCATGGGCAGCAGAATTCTGAATTGGTTTCGGATAATTATTATGAAGATGAACTAGCCTACCAAAGTGTAATAGATGCTAAGAAAAATGCGTCTACGATTGAGAATGCTCCTAAATATCAGCAAACACCTCATGGAATAAATATCGTATTTCCTTCGGAGAATAATAATCAAAATACTAAAATAAAATTTGTTCTCTATAGAATAGATGACCAAAAGTTAGATGTAAAAAAGGACATGACTTTAGATGTTAATAATTCCTTTCTCATTCCTAAAAAGGTTTTAGTTCCAGGAGGCTATATTCTAAAACTAATGTGGACAAAAGATAACAAAGATTATCAAATAGACTACGACCTAGTATGGAAATAA
- the ccoG gene encoding cytochrome c oxidase accessory protein CcoG, which produces MADKEVQGTGAVIEATTFRDSVGTMDNTGKRKWVYPKKPKGKFTDYRNYVSIFLLAIFFILPLIKINGNPFLLINILDREFFIVGQPFYPQDFFILALGAVTSIVFIILFTVVFGRIFCGWICPQTIFMENVFRKIEYWIEGDRNKQIKLDQQPWNSEKIRKRGLKWTIYIIISLVVTHFMFMYIVGYEEVFRIMKEGPIKYPTNFLVMLLFTAAFYLVFAWFREQVCTLVCPYGRLQGVLIDKQTINVYYDFKRGENRSKWRKNEDRAAEGKGDCIDCNQCVVVCPTGIDIRNGQQLECINCTACIDACNEVMEKVGLPKGLIRYATENEIEQGRRFKFTSRMKAYTAVLIALMTFVSFLLYNRGSMEAKFIKPAGSTFFISDNEITNTYNYTLLNKSSKDYVVTFKVLEPANGVIKYGGSSKIVLKRDKMEKGTVNISFPKKEIKLSKQNLVIGVYDKDGKLLTTFETYFEGEFNLQF; this is translated from the coding sequence ATGGCTGATAAAGAAGTACAAGGCACAGGAGCCGTAATAGAAGCTACTACCTTCCGTGATTCTGTAGGAACCATGGATAATACGGGGAAAAGAAAATGGGTATACCCCAAGAAACCCAAAGGTAAGTTTACTGATTATAGGAACTATGTTAGTATTTTTTTATTAGCCATATTTTTTATTCTTCCGCTTATTAAAATAAACGGAAATCCATTTCTTCTAATAAATATCCTTGATAGGGAGTTCTTTATTGTGGGACAACCTTTTTATCCTCAGGATTTTTTCATTCTCGCTCTAGGAGCAGTCACTTCTATAGTGTTCATCATTCTATTTACCGTTGTTTTCGGAAGAATATTCTGCGGTTGGATTTGCCCACAAACCATTTTTATGGAAAATGTATTCCGTAAGATAGAATATTGGATTGAGGGCGACAGAAACAAGCAAATAAAACTAGACCAACAGCCTTGGAATTCTGAAAAAATAAGAAAAAGAGGGCTTAAATGGACAATCTATATCATTATTTCTTTGGTTGTAACTCATTTTATGTTCATGTACATTGTAGGTTACGAAGAGGTTTTTAGAATAATGAAAGAAGGTCCTATAAAATACCCTACCAACTTTTTGGTAATGCTACTTTTCACCGCAGCCTTTTATTTAGTATTCGCTTGGTTTAGAGAACAGGTATGTACACTTGTTTGTCCATACGGAAGACTACAAGGTGTTCTTATAGATAAGCAAACCATCAATGTTTACTACGATTTTAAGAGAGGTGAAAATCGTTCTAAATGGCGTAAGAATGAAGACAGAGCTGCCGAAGGTAAAGGAGACTGTATTGATTGTAACCAATGTGTAGTAGTATGTCCAACGGGAATAGATATTAGAAATGGACAACAATTAGAATGTATTAATTGTACGGCATGTATAGATGCTTGTAATGAAGTTATGGAAAAGGTGGGCTTACCTAAAGGGCTGATAAGATACGCTACCGAAAATGAAATAGAACAAGGTAGAAGGTTTAAATTCACCTCTAGAATGAAAGCTTACACTGCAGTTTTAATAGCATTGATGACTTTTGTATCGTTCCTTTTATACAATAGAGGAAGTATGGAGGCTAAATTTATTAAACCTGCTGGAAGTACATTCTTTATATCTGATAACGAAATTACCAACACTTACAATTACACCTTGCTTAATAAGTCTAGCAAGGACTATGTAGTAACCTTTAAAGTTTTAGAACCTGCTAATGGCGTTATAAAATATGGAGGTTCTAGCAAAATAGTATTAAAGAGAGATAAAATGGAAAAGGGAACGGTAAATATTAGCTTCCCTAAAAAAGAAATAAAACTTTCTAAACAGAATTTAGTAATTGGTGTCTATGATAAAGACGGCAAGTTACTCACTACTTTTGAAACTTATTTTGAAGGAGAATTTAATTTGCAATTTTAA
- a CDS encoding c-type cytochrome: MKQRTPVYVNILVILTILFIVYYMFVQNASFITSPYFWGTVVISVILAMIHGAIGDLIENQNFAKLSDEAKKAYLEEKKIPYWKRLWDSAFKKQSASEEKDIIIDHGFDGIMELDNQLPKWWLGLFWLGFTYLVVYILAFSFTDFAHPDKEYEVEHKEQLASIEQWMKDTPPPTIDNAVYSADNIAEGEEIFKTNCVSCHGEGGKGGIGPNLTDKYWINHTEPTLFREVFHMVENGSPNNPAMQAWGKNGVLTGFDIEKVAAYVYHINQEKAPITQSEGGAAPQGEEVKWEN; this comes from the coding sequence ATGAAACAAAGAACGCCCGTTTATGTGAACATTTTAGTAATACTTACAATATTATTTATTGTGTATTATATGTTCGTTCAAAATGCATCTTTTATTACTTCACCTTACTTTTGGGGAACGGTAGTTATTAGTGTCATTTTAGCAATGATACATGGTGCTATTGGAGATTTAATTGAAAATCAAAACTTCGCTAAACTTTCTGATGAGGCTAAGAAAGCTTACTTAGAAGAGAAGAAAATACCTTACTGGAAAAGACTTTGGGATAGTGCATTCAAAAAGCAATCTGCTTCTGAAGAAAAAGATATCATTATAGACCACGGTTTTGATGGTATTATGGAGTTAGATAACCAATTACCAAAATGGTGGTTAGGTCTTTTTTGGCTAGGATTTACATACTTAGTTGTTTATATTCTTGCTTTCTCTTTTACAGATTTTGCACACCCAGACAAAGAGTATGAGGTTGAGCATAAAGAGCAACTTGCAAGCATAGAACAGTGGATGAAAGACACTCCTCCTCCTACAATTGATAACGCAGTATATTCTGCAGACAATATTGCAGAAGGGGAAGAAATTTTCAAAACTAACTGTGTATCTTGCCACGGTGAGGGTGGTAAAGGTGGTATTGGTCCAAACCTTACTGATAAATATTGGATTAACCATACAGAACCTACTCTATTCAGAGAAGTATTTCATATGGTAGAAAACGGTTCTCCAAACAACCCTGCGATGCAAGCTTGGGGTAAAAATGGAGTTCTTACTGGATTTGATATTGAAAAGGTAGCAGCTTATGTTTACCATATCAATCAAGAAAAAGCTCCTATCACTCAATCCGAAGGAGGTGCTGCACCTCAAGGTGAAGAAGTGAAGTGGGAGAACTAG
- a CDS encoding cbb3-type cytochrome oxidase subunit 3, translating into MIPQNFKDILSNTEGTGFYQSLALILFIIFFIGVVYYVMSKPKKFYQDEANAPLDDEIQNSSKN; encoded by the coding sequence ATGATACCACAAAACTTTAAAGATATATTATCTAATACCGAAGGTACTGGATTTTACCAAAGTTTAGCACTCATATTATTTATCATATTTTTTATTGGAGTGGTATACTATGTTATGAGTAAACCTAAAAAGTTTTATCAAGACGAAGCTAATGCTCCTTTAGATGATGAAATACAAAACAGTTCTAAAAATTAA